A part of Romeriopsis navalis LEGE 11480 genomic DNA contains:
- the rsmH gene encoding 16S rRNA (cytosine(1402)-N(4))-methyltransferase RsmH — protein MSEAAKSNAFHHVPVLPTETIAGLNLQPNGHYLDATVGGGGHSRLMLEAELTIRVTALDQDELALDAARQNLAEFGDRVTFEQTNFSQFVPGDRKFDGILADLGVSSAQLDIAERGFSFRNEAPLDMRMDQRQDLTAADIVNRWKEKALADAIYTYGEERLSRRIAQRIVTSRPLTTTKQLADVIWDCAPKGYRNGRIHPATRTFQALRICVNQELKVLEELIEKAPNWLNPGGRMVLISFHSLEDRITKHHMRNHPLLKVLTKKPIIPQPEESKANVRARSAKLRIAERIESGS, from the coding sequence ATGTCGGAAGCTGCTAAGTCGAATGCGTTTCATCATGTGCCGGTGTTGCCGACGGAGACGATCGCTGGTCTGAATCTGCAACCGAATGGGCATTACTTGGATGCGACGGTGGGGGGCGGTGGTCATAGTCGGCTGATGCTGGAGGCGGAGTTGACGATACGGGTGACGGCGCTGGATCAGGATGAACTTGCGTTGGATGCGGCGCGGCAGAATTTGGCGGAGTTTGGCGATCGGGTCACCTTTGAACAAACGAATTTCTCGCAGTTTGTACCGGGCGATCGCAAATTTGATGGAATTTTGGCGGATTTGGGGGTGAGTTCGGCGCAGTTGGATATTGCGGAGCGGGGATTTAGTTTTCGGAACGAGGCACCGCTGGATATGCGGATGGATCAGCGGCAGGATTTGACGGCGGCGGATATTGTGAATCGCTGGAAGGAGAAGGCGCTGGCGGATGCGATCTATACCTATGGGGAGGAGCGGCTGTCGCGGCGGATTGCCCAGCGAATTGTGACTTCGCGGCCTTTGACGACGACGAAGCAGTTGGCGGATGTGATTTGGGATTGTGCGCCGAAGGGGTATCGCAATGGGCGGATTCATCCAGCAACGCGGACGTTTCAGGCGTTACGTATCTGTGTGAATCAGGAGCTGAAGGTGTTGGAGGAGCTGATTGAAAAGGCTCCGAATTGGTTGAATCCGGGTGGCCGGATGGTGTTGATTAGTTTTCACAGTTTGGAAGATCGGATCACGAAGCATCACATGCGGAATCATCCGTTGCTGAAGGTGTTGACGAAAAAGCCGATTATTCCACAGCCGGAAGAGTCGAAGGCGAATGTGAGGGCACGATCGGCCAAGT
- a CDS encoding quinone-dependent dihydroorotate dehydrogenase, translating to MSDIVLADLYQSILRPLLFSGLRADPEWLHQQTLQTLGWLDETTTIRSVVCDRLTASYKYVDDRLSQSLWGLDFANPLGLAAGFDKNGVGAGLWSHFGFGFAELGTVTLHGQPGNPPPRLFRLMEDAAVLNRMGFNNDGAVMLQQRLQHLAQRLPQREIPIGINLGKSKVTPLEEAAEDYRGSFKLLKDLGDYFVVNVSSPNTPGLRSLQSIDQLEPIFTALNEENTDGKPILVKIAPDLADEDIRAVVDLSMRSQMSGIIATNTTIRRDGLKTQVIAKTGKSVADEAGGISGKPVRDRSTEVIRLIYQQTQGELLIVGVGGIFTAQDAWEKIIAGASLVQVYTGWIYEGPGMAKRVMQGLVERLDQAGMQQISEAVGTAVK from the coding sequence TTGAGCGATATTGTTTTGGCGGATTTGTATCAATCGATTTTGCGTCCTTTACTGTTCTCGGGATTACGCGCTGATCCGGAATGGTTACACCAACAAACGTTGCAAACGTTGGGCTGGTTGGATGAAACGACGACGATCCGGTCGGTGGTTTGCGATCGATTAACTGCGTCCTATAAATATGTCGATGATCGCTTGAGTCAGTCGCTCTGGGGACTGGATTTTGCGAATCCGTTGGGCTTGGCGGCGGGCTTTGATAAGAATGGTGTAGGTGCGGGGCTCTGGTCACATTTTGGCTTTGGGTTTGCGGAGCTGGGGACGGTGACGTTGCATGGACAACCAGGGAATCCGCCGCCCCGGTTATTTCGCTTGATGGAAGATGCGGCGGTGCTAAATCGCATGGGCTTTAATAATGATGGGGCGGTGATGTTGCAGCAGCGATTGCAGCATTTGGCCCAGCGGCTGCCGCAACGGGAAATTCCGATCGGCATCAACCTGGGAAAATCTAAAGTCACGCCCCTGGAGGAAGCCGCAGAAGATTACCGGGGCAGCTTTAAGTTACTGAAAGACTTGGGTGACTACTTTGTGGTTAATGTCAGTTCACCGAATACACCGGGACTGCGGTCGCTCCAGTCAATTGATCAGCTTGAGCCGATTTTCACGGCATTGAATGAGGAAAATACGGATGGCAAACCAATTTTGGTGAAGATTGCACCGGACTTGGCCGATGAGGATATTCGGGCCGTGGTGGATTTATCGATGCGATCGCAGATGTCCGGCATTATTGCGACGAATACGACGATTCGGCGGGATGGGCTGAAGACGCAGGTGATTGCGAAAACGGGTAAGTCGGTGGCGGATGAGGCGGGGGGGATTAGTGGGAAGCCGGTGCGCGATCGTTCGACGGAGGTGATTCGGTTGATTTATCAGCAGACGCAGGGGGAATTGCTGATCGTTGGGGTCGGGGGGATTTTCACCGCGCAGGATGCTTGGGAGAAAATTATCGCGGGAGCGAGTCTGGTGCAGGTGTATACGGGCTGGATCTATGAGGGGCCGGGAATGGCGAAGCGGGTGATGCAGGGTTTGGTGGAGCGGTTGGACCAGGCGGGAATGCAGCAGATTAGTGAGGCGGTGGGGACGGCGGTGAAGTAG
- a CDS encoding GAF domain-containing protein: protein MGPVKEPNIAEQLLVSLGHVLQTLREADDTQALIDTTLAYLKNQFAEHYGLIWLGLYDRLDHRLVGKGGILPKGSTETLKQRFNLTSGDLLEQVVMQQRPVAVADMRQESRARNWQQIADRQGIQGTMIFPLTHRGLCLGVIMLGCKTWGTFPNTQEKAALVMVMGEVAAILERVETDWQKQQIKRPDQPLLRLTDRLRSLTHLGQRLEAAIEESHKFIGGSRTSVYWYEPKQRYFWRRVSNQNRNASLLDSQSANSGITVQEVTPFYQSLLNDQLVTINREYSSVRSDIGQRLLNLLRAKSLMIAPILYQRELMGFISVEGSENRNWQVEEQQYLKATAQLLALAAPLEEMETVMQQSQLDNGLITDISQSLYSKTDWRQTVTRTAELLSKRLKSDRLIVILHNPETDQYDICYQTHPRNRRPLNKQLPPLSQLDHQLVERQSETLTIENWEDDLRLTTWRPILMELGIKSSMICSTSPGQALEGVLVIGNETCRSWTNAEANLFQIASQQLGLILHQWQLQRQQQQSQSLQTNLQQAVERMQGFNRTDELEWFALNSLSKVTESPLALLLAWFPGDTTAQVIRPNDLMDKRFNIQTEPIEIESDPLIQEILAQPGLNHREIDQLPSRTREWFQLKLKGNQPEAGRIMAMALHSHSNMASPIGIVLVADIGNRHWSDRHQLAFETLSHQLAWCRRSIRLGRRFHEQHNQLAQLSWYKQRHIEAASQSLSSGIQRLLDMKPSQDRLAITRQQQILRQMQDALAPLEQMLEGEFWEFQFKSDPMPLIGLLRRTLDRVDRVVKARQLWMQVHHDGNPLVLGDAKKLEFILYEILCGACQRSAISSRVDIWCRQVDSSWIEVAITDSSDLDNQLIEAINHGHSWDNLNPSPMDQREGRHLMICKMLAQSMGADFSIFPLEDQRIMSRIILPIADSSR, encoded by the coding sequence ATGGGTCCTGTAAAAGAGCCAAATATAGCGGAACAATTATTGGTGAGTTTGGGGCATGTACTGCAAACCTTACGGGAGGCAGACGACACACAAGCACTCATCGACACCACGCTGGCTTATTTAAAAAACCAATTTGCGGAGCATTACGGACTGATCTGGCTAGGGCTATACGATCGGTTAGATCACCGCTTGGTCGGCAAAGGTGGCATCTTACCCAAAGGCTCAACCGAAACGCTGAAACAGCGATTTAATCTGACCTCCGGCGACCTGCTCGAACAAGTCGTAATGCAGCAGCGACCCGTCGCCGTCGCGGATATGCGCCAGGAATCCCGCGCCCGCAATTGGCAGCAAATTGCCGATCGCCAAGGCATTCAAGGCACCATGATTTTCCCACTGACTCATCGGGGTCTATGCCTGGGGGTGATTATGCTGGGCTGCAAAACCTGGGGCACCTTCCCTAATACCCAAGAGAAAGCCGCCTTAGTGATGGTCATGGGCGAAGTCGCCGCGATTTTAGAACGGGTCGAAACGGACTGGCAAAAACAGCAAATCAAGCGCCCCGATCAACCGCTACTGCGCCTCACGGATCGGCTCCGCTCCCTGACTCATCTGGGCCAACGCCTCGAAGCGGCGATCGAAGAAAGCCATAAATTCATCGGGGGCAGCCGCACCAGCGTCTATTGGTATGAACCGAAACAGCGCTACTTTTGGCGCCGCGTCAGCAACCAAAATCGCAACGCTTCCCTGCTCGACAGCCAATCGGCAAACTCTGGGATCACCGTTCAGGAAGTCACGCCGTTCTATCAATCACTGCTAAATGATCAACTGGTCACGATTAACCGGGAATATAGCTCTGTCCGCAGCGATATTGGCCAACGCCTACTCAATCTACTGCGGGCCAAATCATTGATGATCGCCCCCATCCTCTACCAGCGGGAGTTGATGGGCTTCATTTCCGTCGAAGGCAGTGAAAATCGCAATTGGCAAGTCGAAGAACAGCAATATCTCAAAGCAACGGCCCAATTGCTCGCCTTAGCCGCCCCATTGGAAGAGATGGAAACGGTGATGCAACAGAGCCAACTTGACAATGGCTTGATCACCGACATCTCGCAATCCCTCTACAGCAAAACCGACTGGCGACAGACCGTTACCCGCACCGCCGAACTGCTCAGCAAACGTCTGAAAAGCGATCGACTGATTGTCATCCTGCACAATCCGGAAACTGACCAGTACGACATTTGCTACCAAACCCACCCGCGTAACCGCCGACCACTCAACAAACAGTTGCCGCCCCTCAGTCAACTCGACCATCAACTGGTCGAGCGCCAGAGCGAAACCTTGACGATCGAAAACTGGGAAGACGACCTCCGGCTCACGACCTGGCGCCCCATCTTGATGGAGCTGGGGATCAAGTCCAGCATGATTTGTAGTACGTCACCGGGCCAAGCCCTCGAAGGGGTACTCGTAATTGGCAACGAAACCTGCCGCTCTTGGACCAACGCGGAAGCCAACCTGTTCCAAATTGCCTCACAGCAACTCGGGCTAATTCTGCATCAGTGGCAGCTCCAGCGCCAGCAACAACAATCCCAAAGTCTCCAAACCAACCTCCAGCAGGCCGTCGAACGCATGCAAGGGTTTAACCGCACCGATGAGCTGGAGTGGTTTGCGCTCAATTCCCTCAGTAAAGTCACTGAATCGCCACTGGCATTGCTGCTCGCCTGGTTTCCCGGCGATACAACCGCCCAGGTCATTCGGCCGAATGACCTGATGGATAAGCGGTTTAATATCCAAACTGAGCCGATTGAGATCGAGAGCGATCCGCTGATTCAGGAAATTTTGGCCCAACCCGGTCTCAACCACCGCGAAATCGACCAGCTCCCCAGCCGTACCCGCGAATGGTTCCAACTCAAGCTCAAGGGCAACCAGCCGGAAGCGGGGCGGATCATGGCCATGGCACTCCACAGCCATAGCAACATGGCCAGTCCGATCGGCATTGTGCTCGTGGCGGACATTGGCAACCGGCACTGGAGCGATCGCCATCAGCTCGCCTTCGAAACGTTGAGCCATCAACTAGCCTGGTGTCGGCGCTCAATTCGTCTGGGCCGCCGGTTCCATGAGCAGCATAATCAACTGGCCCAACTCAGTTGGTACAAACAACGTCACATCGAAGCTGCGTCACAAAGTCTCAGCAGTGGGATTCAACGCCTGCTGGATATGAAACCCAGTCAAGATCGCTTGGCGATTACTCGCCAACAACAGATCCTGCGTCAAATGCAGGATGCGCTTGCGCCGCTCGAGCAAATGTTAGAGGGCGAATTCTGGGAATTTCAATTCAAATCGGACCCCATGCCCCTGATTGGCCTGCTGCGCCGCACCCTCGATCGTGTCGATCGCGTCGTCAAAGCCCGCCAACTCTGGATGCAAGTCCACCATGATGGCAATCCGCTGGTCTTAGGGGATGCCAAAAAACTCGAATTTATCCTTTACGAAATTCTCTGCGGGGCTTGCCAGCGATCGGCGATCAGCAGCCGGGTTGACATCTGGTGTCGCCAGGTTGATTCCAGCTGGATCGAAGTGGCAATTACTGATAGCAGTGACTTAGATAACCAACTCATTGAAGCCATTAATCATGGTCATAGCTGGGATAATCTCAACCCTTCACCCATGGATCAACGCGAAGGGCGACATCTGATGATTTGTAAGATGCTGGCCCAATCCATGGGGGCTGACTTCAGCATTTTCCCCCTCGAAGACCAACGGATCATGAGTCGCATCATCCTGCCAATTGCCGACAGTAGCCGCTAA
- a CDS encoding peptidoglycan D,D-transpeptidase FtsI family protein produces the protein MVRVRGSKTQRRVASPARRQTANRRRPDWFDRLPEARANLTQGRLILVWAILVAGCTLLGANLLRLQVFETGFLVRRAKQQQTKYLRPFVPRRPIIDRNGNVMAIDRPSYEFYAHPRYFKRPNAEVAAKLAPIIGQPESDLLRKFNADKSGIRLSTEINEDVAKRIRGLFIDGLELNEWQQRLYPQQSLLSNIIGYVDHNQKPQAGLEYSFRHILEQSPKSVRLNRTGEGVILPDGVPNGFINQDDLRLQLTIDSRLQRAITPIVNEQVKAHGAKRGLVMVLDASDGAILSMVSSPSFDPNKYYEVNNLSLFKNWALTDLYEPGSTFKPIVVAMALESGSAQMNDYFYDSGYLEFDGWPIYNSDKGARGSISLTQIIKYSSNIGMVRVGQAMKPDTYYSWLERIGLGQKTGIDLPFEAIGQMHSRKTFVTSPIDRATTSFGQGFSLTPLQLLKMHGMLASGGKMVTPHIVKGLYDSDGKAYWEPQRAMPKQIFTPKNTRAVLRMMEQVVATGTGRRASVSGYRVAGKTGTAQKAGSGGYIEGAYITSFVGIFPVDNPRYVVLSVLDEPQGQAYGGTTAAPVVKKVIEIVAGVEKVPPSKSDAPKPSQ, from the coding sequence GTGGTAAGGGTGAGAGGCAGTAAAACTCAGCGCCGCGTCGCGTCGCCCGCAAGGCGGCAAACCGCCAACCGTCGACGACCGGATTGGTTCGATCGGCTGCCGGAAGCCCGGGCTAATTTGACCCAGGGACGACTAATTTTGGTGTGGGCAATTTTGGTCGCAGGTTGTACGCTCTTGGGCGCAAATTTGCTGCGCTTACAGGTGTTTGAAACTGGCTTTTTGGTCCGGCGGGCAAAGCAGCAGCAAACCAAATATCTCCGACCGTTTGTGCCCCGTCGCCCGATTATCGATCGCAATGGCAATGTTATGGCGATCGATCGGCCGTCCTATGAGTTCTACGCTCACCCGCGCTACTTCAAACGGCCCAATGCCGAGGTTGCCGCTAAACTGGCCCCGATTATTGGCCAGCCCGAATCCGACCTGCTACGCAAGTTTAATGCTGATAAAAGCGGCATCCGTCTCTCGACTGAAATCAATGAAGATGTCGCCAAGCGAATTCGCGGCTTGTTTATTGATGGCTTAGAGCTGAACGAATGGCAACAACGGCTCTATCCCCAACAGAGTCTACTCTCCAATATCATCGGCTATGTCGATCACAACCAAAAGCCGCAAGCCGGTCTGGAATACAGCTTTCGGCATATTCTCGAACAATCACCGAAGTCCGTTCGTCTAAATCGCACCGGAGAAGGGGTGATTTTGCCCGATGGGGTCCCGAATGGCTTCATCAACCAAGACGATTTACGTTTGCAACTGACGATCGACAGCCGATTGCAGCGCGCAATTACACCGATCGTCAACGAACAAGTAAAGGCACATGGGGCCAAGCGCGGCCTCGTTATGGTGCTCGATGCGAGTGATGGGGCAATCCTCTCGATGGTCTCTTCACCTAGCTTTGATCCAAACAAATACTACGAGGTGAATAACCTCTCGCTGTTTAAGAATTGGGCCTTAACTGATTTGTATGAGCCCGGCTCGACGTTTAAACCGATCGTCGTGGCAATGGCGTTAGAATCCGGCTCGGCCCAGATGAATGACTACTTCTACGATTCCGGCTACTTGGAGTTTGACGGTTGGCCGATTTACAACTCCGATAAGGGGGCACGGGGCTCCATTAGCCTGACCCAAATCATCAAATATTCCAGCAACATTGGGATGGTGCGCGTCGGTCAGGCGATGAAACCCGACACTTACTACAGTTGGCTCGAACGAATTGGATTAGGCCAAAAAACCGGCATCGATTTGCCATTTGAGGCGATCGGCCAAATGCATTCACGTAAAACCTTTGTCACCTCACCCATCGATCGCGCCACCACTTCCTTTGGTCAGGGCTTCTCCCTCACCCCGCTGCAACTCCTGAAAATGCACGGCATGCTCGCCAGTGGCGGCAAAATGGTCACGCCGCATATCGTCAAGGGCCTCTACGACAGTGACGGCAAAGCCTACTGGGAACCGCAACGGGCGATGCCAAAGCAAATTTTCACCCCGAAAAATACCCGCGCCGTCCTGCGCATGATGGAGCAAGTCGTCGCCACCGGCACCGGCCGCCGGGCTAGTGTATCCGGCTATCGCGTCGCCGGTAAGACGGGTACGGCTCAAAAAGCCGGCAGTGGCGGCTACATCGAAGGCGCATATATCACTAGTTTTGTCGGCATCTTCCCAGTGGATAATCCTCGCTACGTCGTGCTGAGTGTACTGGATGAACCCCAAGGCCAAGCCTATGGCGGCACCACTGCGGCACCGGTCGTGAAAAAAGTGATTGAAATTGTCGCTGGGGTAGAAAAAGTCCCCCCCAGCAAATCAGATGCCCCCAAGCCATCCCAATAA
- a CDS encoding surface-adhesin E family protein: MNRTFRFLLFGLVSTAVMLPSSAIAAKWTKVTENTVGDKFLVDVSAIQEQGNTRFYWEYREFAEPNNPFIEVELPATLEGAVVRWSINCSNKVQRLRRVNAYTSKRQLIQKFTYGQTGIAVQSRPGSSTYQVGDFVCKAKL, from the coding sequence ATGAACCGCACTTTTCGCTTTTTACTGTTTGGCCTCGTCAGTACTGCGGTGATGCTGCCTAGCAGCGCGATCGCCGCCAAATGGACAAAGGTGACCGAAAACACCGTTGGCGACAAATTTTTAGTCGATGTGAGCGCGATCCAAGAACAAGGAAATACCCGCTTCTATTGGGAATATCGGGAGTTTGCTGAGCCGAACAACCCGTTTATCGAAGTTGAACTGCCAGCCACCTTGGAAGGGGCTGTCGTCCGCTGGTCGATTAATTGCAGTAATAAAGTCCAGCGCTTGCGCCGCGTCAATGCCTACACCAGTAAGCGCCAGCTGATTCAAAAGTTTACCTATGGCCAAACGGGGATTGCAGTGCAGTCCCGTCCAGGTAGCAGCACGTATCAAGTGGGCGATTTCGTCTGCAAGGCAAAACTGTAG
- the hpsL gene encoding hormogonium polysaccharide biosynthesis protein HpsL, which produces MPRQKKSSSKKKLKLTKAERQANLKEQLAQKRASAKARQEFTKFISMVSVLAVVCAILIGIVGGVKGAVAGFGGAFCLLLSFKYPWKALYAFLIYLPLSGTVTYVIGGGSPIMQLAKDAFYFPALIGVIQYCKRKRIDWFVPQQLKIPLFTLLGYCLLVLLFINGGQQLFPICEAVRTGASTTCKEIPLGLGILGLKVFLGYVPLISCAYYLINTKDDVYRIMRLLVVLILICCSLGFVQYIMLKTGRCQGTVGEGAALFKASLGSRCLVGGSLLYSEEQGVIRLPGTFVAPWQWGWYLIASAFFSFAVAFSDRVWYWRLAGMAAMAETMTMAVLSGQRIALALVPVCFGILLVTTGQVANLTRFLPILMVLGLAIVGSLAAYPEIVQERLDSFISRWNAAPPTDFIVQQFDFVQDLSGALGRGLGRATNSARALGDTKLIETYFPKVMYEIGPLGLLLFLVLVTTLTVVTFQAYRQVKDKNLRGIGAALWTFVLVISYNTYYYPLDVDPVAVYYWFAAGIVLKLPVLDQQKNAELSDSASTTSAKRRRHGRRSPPKQVATQSERPPRSNQPTGSEHQAAKPDLSAEPGLS; this is translated from the coding sequence ATGCCGCGCCAGAAAAAATCTTCATCCAAGAAAAAACTCAAACTGACTAAAGCCGAGCGCCAAGCCAACCTCAAAGAGCAGTTGGCCCAGAAGCGTGCATCGGCTAAAGCCCGACAAGAATTTACCAAGTTTATCTCCATGGTGTCGGTGCTGGCGGTCGTTTGCGCCATCTTGATCGGAATCGTCGGCGGGGTTAAAGGCGCCGTTGCGGGTTTTGGCGGGGCGTTTTGTTTGCTGCTTTCATTCAAATATCCCTGGAAAGCCCTCTACGCCTTCTTAATCTACTTACCACTAAGTGGCACTGTAACTTACGTAATCGGCGGCGGTAGTCCGATTATGCAGCTCGCCAAAGACGCATTTTACTTTCCCGCCCTGATTGGCGTCATCCAATATTGCAAACGCAAGCGAATTGATTGGTTTGTCCCCCAGCAGTTAAAAATTCCATTGTTTACGCTGCTGGGCTACTGCCTACTTGTCTTACTCTTCATTAACGGTGGTCAGCAGCTATTTCCCATCTGTGAAGCTGTCCGCACTGGCGCCAGTACGACCTGTAAAGAAATTCCCCTTGGCCTCGGCATTCTCGGGCTCAAAGTCTTCCTCGGCTATGTGCCGCTGATTTCCTGCGCCTACTATCTAATCAACACCAAGGACGATGTATATCGCATCATGCGCCTGCTCGTGGTCTTGATTCTTATCTGTTGCAGTCTGGGATTTGTACAATACATCATGCTCAAAACCGGCCGTTGCCAAGGCACCGTCGGCGAAGGGGCCGCATTATTTAAAGCCTCGCTCGGCTCACGCTGCCTCGTGGGTGGCTCGTTGCTATACAGCGAAGAGCAGGGAGTCATTCGACTCCCCGGAACCTTTGTTGCCCCCTGGCAATGGGGCTGGTATTTGATTGCCAGTGCTTTCTTCAGTTTTGCCGTCGCCTTTAGCGATCGGGTCTGGTACTGGCGCTTAGCAGGCATGGCGGCAATGGCCGAAACCATGACGATGGCGGTCCTATCGGGGCAGCGAATTGCCCTAGCCTTAGTCCCGGTCTGCTTTGGGATTCTTTTGGTGACCACCGGGCAAGTCGCCAATTTAACCCGATTTTTACCGATTCTGATGGTTTTGGGCTTGGCGATCGTCGGCAGTCTCGCGGCCTATCCCGAAATTGTCCAAGAACGACTGGATAGCTTTATTAGCCGCTGGAACGCGGCACCACCCACCGATTTTATTGTCCAACAATTTGATTTTGTCCAAGATTTATCGGGCGCCCTCGGTCGGGGCTTAGGCAGAGCCACCAACTCCGCGCGGGCATTGGGCGACACGAAACTGATCGAAACCTACTTCCCAAAAGTCATGTATGAAATTGGGCCGTTAGGATTGTTGCTCTTTTTGGTTCTTGTGACCACTCTAACAGTGGTGACCTTTCAGGCCTATCGCCAGGTCAAGGATAAAAATCTCCGGGGCATCGGTGCGGCGCTATGGACATTCGTCCTCGTGATTAGCTACAACACCTACTACTATCCCCTAGATGTTGACCCCGTGGCCGTTTACTACTGGTTCGCGGCCGGGATTGTGCTCAAACTTCCGGTACTCGATCAGCAAAAAAATGCTGAATTATCCGACAGCGCATCTACCACTTCAGCAAAACGCCGGCGCCATGGTCGGCGATCGCCCCCGAAACAAGTGGCAACACAATCAGAGCGCCCACCCCGTTCGAACCAACCAACGGGGTCGGAACACCAGGCCGCTAAACCCGACTTAAGCGCTGAACCCGGCTTGAGTTAA
- the hpsN gene encoding hormogonium polysaccharide biosynthesis glycosyltransferase HpsN, which produces MAFPFISVIIPTYGREEPLVKSIEDVLKQDYPQFEVLVVDQTPTHKPEVQAFLEAQSTAGHIQWMKLDWASLPGARNYAVRRAQGQVMLFLDDDVELPDGFLTAHGQNYDRPEVGAVAGRVLDRMKLNDFEPGLEIATLPPEAMDPGIAWYHINLVHTTKPQQVLSARGCNMSYRREVFFEHNIWFDERFRGSAVREESDFCLHFRATGLMVWYDPEAILVHLGEETGGCHDITTKSLKYQMTFYHNHFLMGLKNLTFWQCCRFFLRLFDCHVLGRPPCHKSGSPIKVLTRFVFYSAGFADALSTQIQGLWQNGQVYTQQDQPAATDAGKGPIGVVQTSP; this is translated from the coding sequence ATGGCTTTCCCGTTTATTTCTGTGATCATTCCGACCTATGGCCGTGAAGAGCCATTGGTGAAAAGTATTGAAGATGTACTCAAACAGGACTACCCACAGTTTGAAGTCCTCGTCGTGGATCAAACACCAACGCATAAACCCGAAGTTCAAGCGTTTCTTGAGGCCCAAAGCACGGCCGGTCATATTCAATGGATGAAACTCGACTGGGCCAGTTTGCCGGGGGCACGCAACTATGCCGTTCGACGGGCACAAGGCCAGGTGATGCTCTTTTTGGATGACGATGTGGAATTGCCCGATGGCTTTCTGACCGCCCACGGTCAGAATTATGATCGTCCGGAAGTCGGGGCCGTTGCCGGTCGAGTGCTCGATCGCATGAAGCTCAACGATTTTGAACCCGGCTTGGAAATCGCAACCCTCCCGCCCGAGGCAATGGATCCAGGAATTGCCTGGTATCACATTAATTTGGTCCATACAACCAAGCCACAGCAAGTCTTAAGTGCCCGCGGCTGCAATATGTCCTATCGCCGGGAAGTCTTCTTTGAGCACAACATCTGGTTTGACGAACGGTTTCGCGGCAGTGCGGTGCGCGAGGAATCCGACTTTTGCTTGCATTTCCGCGCGACAGGTCTCATGGTTTGGTATGACCCCGAGGCCATCCTGGTGCATTTAGGCGAAGAAACCGGTGGTTGCCATGACATCACCACCAAGTCTCTCAAGTACCAGATGACGTTCTACCACAACCATTTCTTGATGGGGTTGAAAAACCTCACCTTCTGGCAGTGCTGCCGATTTTTCCTGCGCCTGTTTGATTGCCACGTTCTCGGCCGTCCCCCCTGCCACAAGAGCGGCTCACCGATTAAAGTCCTGACCCGATTTGTCTTTTACAGTGCCGGATTTGCCGATGCGCTCAGCACACAGATCCAGGGACTTTGGCAAAATGGCCAGGTTTATACCCAACAGGATCAACCCGCCGCAACAGATGCGGGCAAAGGACCGATCGGGGTAGTCCAAACTTCTCCCTAG